A portion of the uncultured Draconibacterium sp. genome contains these proteins:
- a CDS encoding acyltransferase family protein — MSSSRLFYIDNLRIFLICLVVLLHFNITYGAPGDWYYNESQAGFPEIIIQTMFNMTNQAFFMGMFFFISAYFTVASLKRKSTGRFLKDRLVRLGIPLVVFYFFLSPLTNFIHYYFIKHEAVTFVGFLTDSRSWGFGPMWFVETLLIFTLIYLLFFNPQRTIKMKYPGTGKLVLAAFAVGFSQYLIRIWLPVGWSLPHTGLQFPFFVQYIVMLVFGVIAYNNNWLEAISFKSAKHWFIFAQLMIWLVLPLVLYFGGKESGVEVFVGGGTWQSFAWAIWEQLVCVAMIIGLLGIGKKYFNKQGALAQQLSNSAYGVYIIHTPVIVGLSALFVGWQSINQLLKFIVLAPVALLACFTVAWLIRQVPGIKKVV; from the coding sequence ATGTCATCATCACGATTATTTTACATCGACAACCTCCGCATTTTTCTAATTTGTTTAGTTGTATTATTACATTTTAATATCACTTATGGAGCTCCGGGCGATTGGTACTACAATGAATCGCAAGCCGGATTCCCCGAAATTATTATTCAAACAATGTTTAATATGACTAACCAGGCCTTTTTTATGGGCATGTTCTTTTTTATCTCGGCGTATTTTACCGTGGCCTCATTAAAACGTAAATCAACCGGCCGGTTTTTAAAAGACCGATTGGTACGCCTGGGCATTCCCCTTGTCGTTTTTTATTTCTTTTTGAGTCCGCTAACCAACTTTATTCACTATTATTTTATCAAACACGAAGCGGTAACTTTTGTCGGGTTTCTCACTGATTCCCGGTCATGGGGATTTGGCCCCATGTGGTTTGTGGAGACCTTACTGATTTTTACCTTGATTTATCTCCTGTTTTTTAATCCGCAGAGAACGATAAAGATGAAATACCCCGGCACAGGCAAGTTAGTGCTGGCCGCATTTGCTGTTGGATTTAGTCAGTACCTCATCCGCATTTGGCTGCCGGTGGGATGGAGTTTACCTCACACCGGATTACAGTTCCCGTTTTTTGTGCAGTACATTGTAATGCTTGTTTTTGGAGTTATCGCTTATAACAACAACTGGCTGGAAGCCATCAGCTTTAAAAGCGCAAAACACTGGTTTATTTTTGCTCAGCTAATGATTTGGCTGGTGCTGCCATTAGTACTTTATTTTGGAGGAAAAGAAAGCGGTGTTGAAGTTTTTGTGGGTGGCGGAACATGGCAGAGTTTTGCCTGGGCCATTTGGGAACAGCTGGTTTGTGTAGCCATGATCATTGGCTTGTTGGGAATCGGTAAAAAATACTTCAATAAACAGGGTGCTTTGGCGCAACAGCTTTCCAACAGTGCTTACGGCGTTTATATTATTCATACCCCTGTAATTGTTGGATTAAGTGCTCTTTTTGTGGGCTGGCAGAGCATTAATCAGTTGTTAAAATTTATTGTTTTGGCACCGGTAGCTTTGTTGGCGTGTTTTACAGTGGCATGGTTGATCAGGCAAGTGCCGGGCATTAAAAAAGTAGTGTAA
- a CDS encoding carbohydrate porin — translation MPKYYILPIFAFIFFVLSVVADAAEVQQDTTNTDTTLVDQFLGLFQESDLDQIPETKRSRRQQVDALLKSILEEPGKLQFSGVATASIQAPLENETVWKGVGSFDIFAFVSFGPSALLFFDLEAGGGDGPDALLPNVSVLNADAGGGDGKGENLTVLEAWTEFKMLQDIFTVTFGKLDPTNYFDNNLHANDETSQFISGAFVNNPVLPVGVNSPGIRFRTTFVKRFYIQYGLFMANPQEENIMENHLKLLETGIKLLPESGWEANLRVFGHEQPLAGDSRGFGISFDQLIANHFTIFGRYGANSTELADWLGIKNAWSSGIGFRQYILNRELKVGLAYAETQTTHYEHPEQLAEFYFSTQLNQWVFISPHVQWIKTTQSGEDEHFLAGLRINLSY, via the coding sequence ATGCCAAAATATTACATCCTGCCAATTTTTGCTTTCATCTTTTTTGTATTATCTGTAGTTGCCGATGCCGCAGAGGTGCAACAAGATACTACGAATACTGATACCACGCTGGTCGATCAGTTTCTGGGCTTGTTTCAGGAAAGCGATCTCGACCAGATTCCAGAAACAAAACGCTCGAGGCGACAGCAGGTTGATGCGTTGTTAAAGTCAATTTTAGAAGAACCCGGCAAGTTGCAGTTTAGCGGTGTGGCAACAGCATCGATACAAGCGCCGCTTGAAAACGAAACGGTTTGGAAAGGGGTAGGTTCGTTTGATATTTTTGCTTTCGTAAGTTTTGGACCATCAGCACTATTGTTTTTCGATCTGGAAGCCGGTGGAGGCGATGGCCCTGATGCACTGCTTCCTAATGTTTCGGTGCTGAATGCTGATGCCGGAGGAGGCGATGGAAAAGGAGAGAACCTTACCGTATTGGAAGCCTGGACAGAATTTAAAATGCTGCAGGATATTTTTACGGTAACTTTTGGTAAGTTGGATCCCACCAACTATTTCGATAATAACCTGCACGCCAACGACGAAACGTCGCAGTTTATCAGTGGTGCGTTTGTGAATAATCCGGTTTTGCCGGTGGGTGTTAACAGTCCCGGAATTCGTTTTCGTACCACTTTTGTAAAGCGCTTTTACATTCAGTACGGCCTTTTTATGGCCAACCCACAGGAAGAGAATATAATGGAAAACCACCTGAAACTACTGGAAACGGGTATTAAACTTTTACCGGAAAGTGGCTGGGAAGCCAATCTCAGGGTGTTTGGCCATGAACAGCCGCTGGCCGGCGACAGTCGCGGATTTGGTATTTCTTTCGATCAGCTGATTGCCAACCATTTTACCATTTTTGGGCGTTACGGCGCTAACAGTACCGAGCTGGCCGATTGGCTGGGTATAAAAAATGCCTGGAGCAGTGGTATTGGTTTCCGGCAATATATACTGAATCGTGAGCTGAAAGTAGGGCTGGCCTATGCCGAAACACAAACAACACACTACGAACATCCCGAACAGTTGGCCGAATTTTATTTCAGCACCCAGCTAAATCAATGGGTTTTTATTTCGCCTCACGTGCAGTGGATAAAAACCACGCAATCCGGCGAAGATGAACATTTCCTTGCCGGATTACGCATTAATTTAAGCTATTAA